The Sediminispirochaeta smaragdinae DSM 11293 genome has a segment encoding these proteins:
- a CDS encoding sigma-54-dependent transcriptional regulator — translation MITILYIDDDLHDGELVHSMLFGYRVVLARNGTAGLEAYYRFMPDIVILDILLPDMNGLELLDRLPTGCEQHPEIIALSGVADPGLAQEVRRRGVKKFLRKPIESKILKGAINELLRGNGAAGHGQLQEHPPEYENTLNVKSPAFASIIGSSRIISRLKDRAHRYARCSFPVLILGESGTGKELFAKSIHELSRRCKDPFIVLNCAALPDTLIESELFGTEAGAFTGAVNRAGGFELANGGTLFLDEIGELSPSGQAKLLRILEEKVVYRLGSRRARKIDVRFVAATNKDLFLRAEGGMFRKDLFYRISGLELHIPPLRERKEDIEELSDTILRKGVEGAESNRHYRLSAGALAQLRAHHWPGNVRELEHVLHRAMLHSDSAVIEAAHLEISRNGRGYASLPMDEKQLPLF, via the coding sequence ATGATTACGATTCTTTATATTGACGATGATCTGCATGACGGAGAGCTTGTTCATTCCATGCTGTTCGGTTACCGTGTAGTTCTTGCCAGAAACGGTACGGCTGGGCTTGAAGCCTATTATCGCTTTATGCCGGATATTGTCATTCTCGACATACTTTTGCCCGATATGAACGGCTTGGAATTGCTTGATCGCTTGCCTACCGGTTGTGAACAGCATCCCGAAATTATTGCCCTTTCAGGTGTCGCCGATCCTGGTCTTGCTCAGGAGGTTCGGCGGCGGGGTGTGAAGAAATTTTTGAGAAAACCTATAGAGAGTAAAATACTCAAAGGTGCCATCAACGAGTTGCTTAGAGGCAATGGTGCGGCGGGCCATGGGCAGCTGCAGGAACATCCTCCTGAATATGAGAACACCTTGAACGTGAAAAGCCCCGCATTTGCTTCGATTATTGGTTCTTCAAGGATAATTTCCCGGTTGAAGGATCGGGCACATCGTTATGCCCGCTGCTCTTTTCCTGTTCTCATCCTAGGCGAGAGCGGAACCGGTAAGGAGCTTTTCGCAAAGAGTATTCATGAACTTTCCAGACGATGCAAAGATCCTTTTATCGTTCTTAATTGTGCAGCACTCCCCGACACTTTGATCGAGTCGGAACTTTTCGGTACCGAAGCAGGGGCCTTCACCGGGGCGGTCAATCGGGCCGGAGGATTCGAGCTGGCAAACGGTGGAACCCTTTTCCTCGATGAGATCGGTGAGCTCTCGCCTTCCGGGCAGGCGAAACTCCTTCGTATCTTGGAAGAGAAGGTGGTATATAGACTTGGGTCAAGACGGGCTAGGAAAATCGATGTCCGTTTTGTTGCTGCCACGAATAAAGATCTCTTTTTGCGCGCCGAGGGAGGGATGTTTCGGAAGGATCTCTTCTATCGGATTTCCGGTCTCGAACTGCATATTCCCCCGCTTCGGGAACGGAAAGAAGATATAGAGGAACTTTCAGACACGATTCTTCGCAAAGGGGTTGAGGGGGCTGAGTCGAATAGGCATTATCGTCTTTCAGCGGGAGCCTTGGCACAACTCAGGGCTCATCATTGGCCGGGAAATGTAAGGGAACTGGAACACGTCCTTCATCGTGCCATGCTTCATAGCGATTCGGCAGTAATCGAAGCAGCCCATTTGGAAATTTCTCGTAATGGGAGGGGCTATGCTTCTTTGCCTATGGATGAAAAGCAACTCCCTCTTTTTTGA
- a CDS encoding STAS domain-containing protein, producing MNNNDIVPGFDDEKDDSLKIRLQKVDDVEGCLVLYLTGYIDTYNSNFFQKRVTKAVEHNFTRLIFNCGGLNYVSSTGIGSFTAFLKAVKPRGGDLVLLEIQPKVYEVFQLLGFSQFFNIKDNLNEAVEFFSSEGKSGATDVFPKIFQCPICSKKLKATKSGRFRCSECKTILAIDNAGQVFLG from the coding sequence ATGAATAATAACGATATTGTACCCGGATTCGATGATGAAAAAGACGATAGTCTTAAAATACGGCTGCAGAAGGTGGATGATGTTGAAGGGTGCCTGGTTCTCTATCTGACCGGCTATATTGATACCTACAATTCCAACTTCTTTCAGAAACGGGTAACGAAAGCAGTTGAGCACAATTTTACCAGGCTGATTTTCAACTGTGGCGGACTTAACTATGTTTCCAGTACCGGTATTGGATCTTTCACTGCTTTCCTTAAGGCGGTAAAGCCTCGAGGGGGGGATTTGGTTCTGCTGGAGATCCAGCCGAAGGTCTATGAGGTATTTCAGCTGCTTGGGTTCAGCCAGTTTTTCAATATTAAAGATAATCTAAATGAAGCCGTCGAATTCTTTTCTTCGGAAGGGAAGAGTGGTGCGACGGATGTCTTCCCCAAGATTTTCCAATGTCCTATTTGCAGTAAAAAGCTCAAGGCGACAAAATCCGGAAGATTCCGCTGTAGCGAATGTAAGACGATTCTTGCCATCGATAACGCGGGGCAAGTCTTTCTGGGATAG
- a CDS encoding type III secretion system chaperone family protein has product MNAVERYLLNLDLNYEEVAAKTYIIHEPEKGLENVAVMLDEPLVIVQVKVMDVPSSGRERFFRTLLNLNATDLIHGAYGVNGDEVILIDTLRSATMDLEEFQACLDAIGLALSQHYRILSDFR; this is encoded by the coding sequence ATGAACGCAGTGGAGCGTTACCTTCTAAATCTTGATCTGAATTATGAAGAGGTTGCTGCAAAAACCTATATTATTCATGAGCCCGAAAAGGGACTTGAGAATGTTGCGGTTATGCTTGATGAACCCTTGGTGATTGTGCAGGTTAAGGTGATGGATGTTCCGTCTTCCGGCCGGGAACGATTTTTCAGGACATTATTAAACCTCAACGCAACCGATTTGATCCATGGCGCCTACGGTGTCAACGGGGACGAGGTTATTCTGATAGACACCCTTCGTTCGGCTACCATGGATCTCGAAGAATTTCAGGCCTGTCTTGATGCGATCGGTCTGGCTCTTTCGCAGCATTACCGAATTCTGTCGGATTTCCGATAA
- a CDS encoding PspA/IM30 family protein, whose product MGFFQRFRRMIKSNLNEMISKAEDPEKMLDQVIVDMNRQMIESKKSVAGAIADEKKLERQLNQTIAAAREWEEKAKLAVRAGKDDLAKEALLRKQEYMGEAAQYREQLEGQHDSVEKLKQSLRQLQQKIDEAQRKRNLLIARAKRAKAQQKMQETIKGINQNSAFEAFDRLSEKVDRMEAENEAYEELDAPVKDDLERQFEALEDGSGTSADLLLEDLKQRMKHEEPS is encoded by the coding sequence ATGGGGTTCTTCCAACGATTCAGACGAATGATTAAATCTAATCTGAACGAAATGATCAGCAAGGCCGAAGATCCGGAAAAAATGCTTGATCAGGTTATCGTCGATATGAATCGGCAGATGATCGAGTCGAAAAAAAGTGTTGCCGGTGCCATTGCCGATGAAAAGAAGCTTGAGCGCCAATTGAATCAAACCATTGCTGCCGCTAGGGAATGGGAAGAAAAAGCAAAGCTTGCGGTACGGGCAGGGAAAGACGATCTCGCTAAGGAAGCTCTTTTACGGAAGCAGGAGTATATGGGAGAGGCCGCCCAGTATCGGGAGCAACTTGAGGGACAGCATGACTCGGTGGAGAAGCTGAAGCAGAGCCTTCGCCAGCTTCAACAAAAAATCGACGAAGCCCAGAGAAAAAGAAATCTTCTGATTGCCAGGGCAAAGCGAGCCAAGGCTCAGCAAAAAATGCAGGAGACTATCAAGGGCATTAATCAGAACAGTGCCTTTGAAGCGTTTGATCGACTCAGCGAAAAGGTCGACCGTATGGAGGCCGAGAACGAAGCGTATGAAGAATTGGATGCCCCGGTCAAGGATGATTTGGAGCGTCAGTTTGAAGCCTTGGAAGACGGTAGCGGCACGAGCGCCGACCTGTTGCTGGAGGATCTTAAGCAGCGGATGAAGCATGAAGAACCATCGTAA
- a CDS encoding response regulator transcription factor — MKNHRNNNSFRFVAAGIDSGIRMRLKEATIIDSRFRLKEIDHFTIPLEYDGPVILFSTFGVLSSPMLNEIMERGFPLIVSGPASSLLRAFELGVADYLREPWSVEELLARCGRIASRFPIPVSDGLLTITSEGITGPGGSVDLSAAEGKLLRLLCSVPGRLVGRMELALRVGLENRSRALDVHICHLRKKLVQAVPAWANAHRGPIICERAKGYRFIPS, encoded by the coding sequence ATGAAGAACCATCGTAATAATAACTCTTTTCGTTTTGTCGCAGCGGGAATTGATAGTGGAATTCGTATGCGCCTAAAGGAGGCGACCATTATTGATTCCCGTTTCCGTTTGAAAGAAATCGATCATTTTACTATTCCTCTCGAATACGATGGTCCCGTTATTCTTTTTTCTACCTTTGGAGTTCTCAGCAGTCCTATGTTGAATGAAATTATGGAAAGGGGATTTCCATTGATTGTTTCGGGGCCTGCTTCTTCGCTGCTGCGGGCTTTTGAGTTGGGCGTTGCCGATTACCTGAGAGAGCCTTGGTCGGTAGAAGAGCTTTTGGCTCGCTGTGGTCGGATTGCCTCTCGTTTCCCCATTCCCGTCTCCGACGGTCTTTTGACCATTACGAGCGAGGGTATAACCGGTCCCGGCGGTAGTGTCGATCTCAGTGCAGCGGAAGGGAAGTTGCTTCGGCTGCTGTGTAGCGTACCGGGACGATTGGTTGGTAGGATGGAACTTGCATTAAGAGTAGGGCTTGAGAATAGGTCGAGAGCCTTGGATGTTCACATTTGTCATCTGCGGAAAAAGCTTGTTCAGGCCGTTCCTGCTTGGGCAAATGCGCATCGGGGCCCGATTATTTGTGAGCGGGCAAAGGGTTACCGGTTTATCCCCTCGTGA
- a CDS encoding J domain-containing protein, with protein sequence MRSFGKGVHLAFERYPMEVLIGLLLGVLIGWGVFGSVIGALCGYFFRVLRRQLAAERKECNHEGSIPRGALDGEEQEARRRALAEAYRVLGVDSDSEVEAIRKVYRSLAASFHPDGMVALTDEQRRDAEEAFLRIRSAWECIARDRGVRP encoded by the coding sequence ATGCGAAGCTTTGGAAAAGGGGTTCACTTAGCCTTTGAACGTTATCCGATGGAAGTGTTGATCGGGCTGTTGCTTGGGGTCTTGATTGGCTGGGGTGTGTTCGGATCGGTTATCGGTGCTCTGTGTGGATACTTTTTTCGGGTTCTTCGCAGACAACTGGCGGCTGAACGTAAAGAATGTAATCATGAAGGATCAATCCCAAGGGGAGCGCTTGATGGCGAGGAGCAAGAGGCAAGAAGACGGGCCCTCGCCGAAGCGTATCGGGTTCTTGGGGTTGATTCGGATAGCGAGGTCGAAGCGATCAGAAAGGTGTACCGTTCGCTTGCTGCATCTTTTCACCCCGATGGTATGGTAGCTCTCACCGATGAGCAGCGAAGGGACGCTGAGGAAGCCTTTCTGCGTATCCGTTCCGCATGGGAGTGTATTGCCCGGGATAGGGGAGTCCGCCCCTAA
- the murA gene encoding UDP-N-acetylglucosamine 1-carboxyvinyltransferase yields the protein MSTYTIDGSYPIGGRITASGNKNAALPCIAASLLTEEEIVLHNIPDIEDVSVMLEIAEKLGATVTQEKRGVYHIKASDIVSSEIPSDMAKSIRASILFAGPLLARTGKVQLPPPGGDVIGRRRLDSHFLALSALGGRIEVDGMFRITANKLVGEDIFLDEASVTATENAIMAAVLADGETIISNAASEPHVQDLCNMLNTMGANITGIGSNILYVKGVKKLQGTNFRIGADFMETGSYIGLAAVTRGDLEIEEADPKHLRMTRLAFAKLGIHWETDGSTIHIPGGQSLKVVPDLGGMIPKIDDAPWPGFPADLTSIITVVATQVEGTTLIHEKMFESRMFFVDKLIGMGARIILCDPHRAVVSGPCRLRGGELVSPDVRAGMAMVIAALCAEGKSIIHNVYQIERGYEKLAERLKSLGARIERDGAAD from the coding sequence ATGAGCACGTATACAATAGATGGAAGTTATCCGATAGGTGGCCGCATTACGGCAAGTGGGAATAAAAACGCAGCGCTCCCCTGCATCGCGGCCTCTCTTCTGACCGAGGAAGAGATTGTTTTGCACAATATCCCGGACATCGAAGATGTTTCGGTCATGCTTGAGATTGCGGAAAAATTAGGTGCGACGGTTACACAAGAGAAAAGGGGAGTATATCACATCAAGGCAAGCGATATTGTCTCCAGTGAAATACCATCGGATATGGCCAAAAGCATACGGGCCTCGATTCTCTTTGCGGGTCCGCTACTTGCCAGAACGGGAAAAGTGCAGCTACCCCCGCCCGGCGGTGACGTGATAGGGCGCAGACGATTAGACAGCCATTTTCTTGCCTTAAGTGCTCTCGGTGGTCGCATCGAAGTCGATGGTATGTTCAGAATCACGGCCAACAAACTTGTTGGTGAAGATATATTTCTCGACGAGGCATCGGTAACTGCTACGGAAAATGCCATCATGGCGGCGGTACTGGCCGATGGCGAAACGATCATCTCGAATGCGGCAAGTGAGCCCCACGTTCAGGACCTTTGCAACATGCTCAACACCATGGGAGCCAATATTACCGGTATTGGTTCGAACATCCTCTATGTAAAGGGCGTAAAAAAACTTCAAGGTACCAATTTTCGCATCGGTGCTGATTTTATGGAAACAGGATCATACATCGGCCTGGCCGCTGTTACCAGAGGAGATCTGGAAATCGAAGAAGCCGATCCAAAACATCTGCGTATGACCCGTCTCGCCTTTGCAAAATTGGGCATTCACTGGGAAACCGACGGTTCTACCATACATATCCCCGGAGGCCAGTCCCTCAAGGTCGTTCCTGATCTCGGAGGTATGATCCCCAAGATTGATGATGCCCCCTGGCCGGGATTTCCCGCAGACCTTACCAGTATTATAACGGTAGTCGCGACGCAGGTGGAGGGGACGACTCTGATCCATGAAAAAATGTTCGAATCTCGGATGTTTTTTGTCGATAAACTCATCGGCATGGGTGCACGAATCATCCTTTGCGATCCTCATCGGGCCGTAGTCAGCGGGCCCTGCCGTCTCCGTGGCGGAGAGCTGGTCAGTCCCGATGTCCGGGCAGGCATGGCAATGGTCATCGCCGCCCTTTGTGCCGAAGGGAAAAGCATTATCCACAACGTTTATCAGATCGAAAGGGGATATGAGAAGCTTGCAGAAAGACTGAAAAGCCTGGGAGCAAGAATAGAGCGGGATGGAGCCGCAGATTAG
- a CDS encoding FxsA family protein yields MADVRDYIRLFDTNNVLKWFFLIMLCGLVLVGEAVVLLFAVDRFSRYYVLACLTGSAVIGLLLTWPAVHRIVKHIRKDIAEGEFPEHDMERLLGTIASGIFMLIPGFVTDCLGLIIFFFGLRRPVGKLIMMKNRDRLFQAYEYLKLYD; encoded by the coding sequence ATGGCTGATGTACGTGATTACATTAGATTGTTTGATACGAACAATGTGCTTAAGTGGTTCTTTCTTATCATGCTCTGCGGCCTTGTCCTTGTCGGAGAGGCGGTTGTCCTTCTTTTTGCTGTAGATCGCTTTAGCCGTTATTATGTGCTTGCCTGCCTGACCGGAAGTGCCGTTATCGGACTGCTTTTGACCTGGCCGGCCGTGCATAGAATCGTAAAGCATATCAGGAAGGACATTGCAGAGGGGGAATTCCCCGAACATGATATGGAACGTCTCTTAGGGACCATTGCCTCGGGAATTTTCATGCTCATTCCCGGCTTTGTTACCGACTGTCTCGGACTTATTATCTTTTTCTTCGGTCTGCGTCGTCCCGTCGGTAAACTTATCATGATGAAAAACAGGGATCGACTCTTTCAGGCCTATGAGTATCTGAAACTTTACGATTAG
- a CDS encoding WecB/TagA/CpsF family glycosyltransferase, translating into MNDQNRIQIFGVPVDDIDEERFGETIRRLATDNGKHQIVFLDFRGLMRARGKGEYADMIRTASLVVPTSKSILAGARFLKLPVPHRHNPFAFVIKLLGAIEQIGGTLYLVGSRPDALQKAFGNVRDSFPGLRLVGRYAGYFRKDIERDVITAIKKAGPTILLAGDGLKGKALWLKRHERSFGFGISLFCDGCFKIFSGKRQRISNKSWERNSWWIPAVIIRPWRWFSFLRYILYGILLFIEKMRRRNL; encoded by the coding sequence ATGAACGATCAAAACCGGATACAAATTTTCGGTGTCCCCGTAGATGATATTGATGAAGAACGATTTGGAGAAACAATACGGAGACTGGCAACCGACAATGGTAAACATCAGATAGTATTTCTCGATTTTCGGGGCTTAATGAGGGCACGGGGAAAAGGTGAATACGCGGATATGATTAGAACGGCAAGTCTTGTCGTTCCCACATCGAAGTCTATCCTTGCCGGTGCACGATTTCTCAAGCTCCCGGTTCCCCACCGTCACAATCCCTTTGCCTTCGTCATCAAATTACTTGGTGCCATCGAACAAATCGGAGGAACACTCTATCTGGTAGGGAGTCGCCCCGATGCCCTTCAGAAGGCCTTCGGTAATGTTAGAGACTCCTTTCCCGGACTTCGGCTGGTCGGCCGTTATGCCGGCTATTTTCGAAAAGATATTGAAAGGGATGTGATCACAGCAATCAAGAAAGCAGGGCCGACCATCCTACTGGCAGGCGACGGGCTGAAGGGAAAAGCCCTCTGGTTGAAACGGCACGAAAGGTCCTTCGGTTTCGGTATCAGTCTCTTCTGTGACGGTTGCTTCAAGATTTTCAGCGGAAAACGACAACGCATCTCAAATAAAAGCTGGGAACGCAACAGTTGGTGGATTCCCGCAGTAATAATTCGACCGTGGCGCTGGTTTTCCTTTTTAAGGTACATCCTTTACGGAATTTTGCTGTTCATCGAGAAAATGCGACGAAGGAATCTATAG
- a CDS encoding RsmE family RNA methyltransferase has protein sequence MRTFVLDDSETKLASGKRFSPAPERAHYLLRVLRLSQGAVFPGQDSRGKRYLITLESETPCTLSLRREEEASAREVEACFRELPEQGPDFPPIIFYQAILKGKKMDQVIRQATEAGADFIIPVLTDRSVPQFTPGEAEKKQKRWEIIVREAIQQSGATGTTLLLPRSLKKVIEDPPMPRPQGGGREVKLFFHERPIANGSLHGYLSGEISSITAAVGPEGGFSPKESEMFLQAGFCPLFFSGNILRAETAAIYGLAAIRALVAERDIWRLVQ, from the coding sequence ATGCGTACTTTCGTTCTAGATGATAGTGAGACGAAGCTTGCCTCAGGTAAGCGTTTTTCCCCGGCCCCCGAGAGGGCCCATTACCTGCTTCGGGTGCTTCGTCTCTCGCAGGGAGCGGTATTTCCGGGCCAGGATAGCCGGGGCAAACGCTATCTTATCACTCTTGAATCGGAAACCCCCTGTACCCTCAGCCTAAGGAGGGAGGAAGAGGCATCTGCAAGGGAAGTGGAGGCGTGTTTTCGTGAACTTCCCGAACAAGGCCCCGATTTTCCTCCGATTATCTTCTATCAGGCGATCTTAAAAGGGAAGAAGATGGATCAGGTTATCCGACAGGCAACGGAAGCGGGGGCTGATTTCATCATACCGGTGCTTACCGACCGCTCGGTGCCCCAATTTACTCCCGGAGAAGCGGAAAAAAAACAAAAACGGTGGGAAATAATCGTCCGAGAAGCGATCCAACAAAGTGGAGCCACAGGAACAACCCTATTGCTTCCCCGTTCATTAAAAAAGGTGATAGAAGATCCTCCGATGCCGAGACCTCAGGGTGGAGGAAGGGAGGTTAAACTCTTTTTTCACGAACGGCCTATTGCAAACGGTTCGCTTCATGGATATCTTTCTGGGGAGATCAGCTCAATAACGGCAGCGGTTGGGCCGGAGGGGGGCTTTTCCCCGAAAGAGAGCGAGATGTTTTTACAAGCCGGCTTTTGCCCGCTCTTTTTTTCCGGGAACATCCTCAGGGCGGAAACCGCCGCAATTTATGGCCTGGCAGCTATCAGGGCTCTTGTGGCTGAGCGTGATATATGGAGATTGGTCCAATGA
- a CDS encoding secondary thiamine-phosphate synthase enzyme YjbQ: protein MNRWETVLNIKTSGRSDMVDITDKITSAVQESGVRNGICMVYIPHTTCAVTINENADPAVKHDIMAELDKIVPWKDAYHHMEGNSAAHIKSSMFGFSQTIPITEGALPLGTWQGIYLCEFDGPRSRTVSVQIFG from the coding sequence GTGAACAGATGGGAAACAGTTCTAAACATCAAAACCTCAGGTAGAAGCGATATGGTGGATATCACCGACAAGATAACGTCCGCCGTGCAGGAAAGCGGGGTGCGCAACGGCATATGCATGGTATATATTCCCCATACCACCTGTGCCGTCACCATCAACGAGAATGCCGATCCTGCGGTCAAACATGATATTATGGCTGAACTGGACAAGATAGTCCCCTGGAAGGACGCCTATCATCACATGGAAGGAAACAGCGCTGCGCATATCAAGTCCAGTATGTTCGGCTTCTCGCAGACAATACCAATTACCGAAGGTGCTCTCCCCTTGGGGACCTGGCAGGGGATCTATCTCTGCGAATTCGACGGGCCGAGGAGCAGAACCGTATCAGTCCAAATCTTTGGATAG
- a CDS encoding S41 family peptidase translates to MKQIRNRLAWLMVAIVTVSFSLFLIITPTLSAQSSSSVEVKNYLARFQYIFQYILQAYVDEVDPKQLYEGALNGMFDTLDDPWSYYLSEDDMEDLNNNTTVGRYGGVGLYIARPVPVDEKDKGKVMKIPDQWPELDTTKEDLPFIKVVSPIEDTPAYRKGIHSGDYIIAIGDQSTENMTSDDASGKMKGLPGTDVTVTILRGKNIIFDVTITRASIEIPTVKEAMIPGRIGYIRIIQFSPYTEPRVREALKTLNSQGYDSLIIDVRGNGGGLLNAAVNIIDMFLSSGPIVSTKGRIAEENKVFNATSSLEVAADVPIAILIDGGSASASEILAGAFKDTGRGYLIGNTSFGKGLVQTVVPLGREGFKLTISRYYTPSGVNINGTGIEPNLKIAEPELNDEENASLKKLFEEHLVENFVNGNPKPSEQEQKAFARRLQQEEEITLPFDLLMRLIRGEVFRRMDQPPVYDLDYDPVLKKAVSLLETGAIQPTTGTLAQEQKQ, encoded by the coding sequence ATGAAACAGATACGAAATAGACTCGCCTGGCTTATGGTCGCCATCGTTACCGTAAGCTTTTCCTTATTCTTAATCATCACCCCCACCCTTTCGGCACAATCGTCGTCATCGGTTGAGGTGAAAAACTACCTTGCCAGATTTCAGTATATCTTTCAGTACATTCTTCAGGCATACGTCGACGAGGTAGATCCGAAGCAGCTTTACGAAGGGGCCCTGAACGGTATGTTCGATACCCTTGACGACCCATGGTCCTACTATCTCTCCGAAGACGACATGGAAGATCTGAACAACAATACCACGGTCGGACGATACGGCGGGGTCGGCCTCTATATTGCACGACCCGTTCCCGTCGATGAAAAGGACAAAGGAAAGGTCATGAAGATTCCCGATCAGTGGCCAGAGCTTGATACCACGAAAGAGGATCTTCCTTTCATAAAGGTCGTCTCTCCAATCGAAGATACCCCGGCATACCGAAAGGGAATTCATTCCGGGGACTACATCATCGCGATCGGAGACCAGTCGACGGAGAATATGACCTCCGACGATGCTTCGGGGAAGATGAAAGGGCTCCCCGGCACCGATGTAACGGTAACCATACTGCGGGGAAAGAATATCATTTTCGATGTGACAATCACCCGCGCAAGTATCGAAATTCCCACGGTAAAAGAAGCAATGATTCCCGGCAGGATCGGCTATATACGCATCATTCAATTCTCCCCCTATACCGAACCGAGGGTCAGAGAGGCCTTAAAGACCCTCAACAGCCAGGGGTACGACTCTCTCATTATCGATGTCAGAGGCAATGGAGGGGGGCTTCTGAATGCAGCGGTTAATATCATCGATATGTTTCTCTCCTCCGGCCCCATCGTCAGCACGAAGGGAAGGATTGCGGAAGAGAACAAGGTCTTTAACGCAACCTCATCGTTGGAAGTAGCCGCAGATGTACCGATAGCGATTCTGATAGATGGCGGATCTGCATCGGCATCGGAAATTCTCGCAGGGGCGTTTAAAGATACGGGGAGAGGCTATCTCATCGGAAATACGAGCTTTGGAAAGGGGCTGGTTCAGACGGTGGTACCTCTGGGCAGGGAAGGGTTCAAGCTTACCATCAGTCGCTATTACACACCATCCGGAGTAAACATCAACGGAACGGGGATCGAACCGAACCTGAAAATCGCAGAACCGGAGCTTAACGACGAAGAAAATGCATCTCTCAAGAAACTTTTCGAAGAGCATCTTGTGGAAAATTTCGTGAATGGAAACCCCAAACCCAGCGAACAGGAACAGAAAGCCTTTGCCAGACGGTTGCAGCAGGAAGAAGAAATAACACTCCCCTTCGATTTGCTGATGCGACTGATCAGGGGTGAGGTGTTCAGAAGAATGGACCAGCCGCCGGTCTACGATCTTGATTACGATCCGGTGCTGAAAAAAGCCGTTTCATTACTGGAGACCGGAGCAATTCAGCCAACGACGGGAACGCTGGCTCAGGAGCAGAAACAGTGA
- a CDS encoding P-loop NTPase translates to MRILPIASGKGGVGKSLVAANLSIALAQSGKKVVLADLDLGASNLHLILGVRAVQQGIGTFLTNAEIEFEEVILPTDYPNLRFIPGDAEIPGMANLKSSQKAKLIRKLRTIEADYIIIDLGAGTSYNTLDFFLSSSRGIIVTAPTLTATLNAYLFLKNSVFRLMNGAFRKSSPAGKYIENLQREGTPLQRVYIPRLLERIMEEDPDSYKNFARSMANFHPMLVLNMLEDPEDGKKAARIRRSCKQYLDVDMEHLGVLYFDHLQEIALGSRIPIVAYKPQSVLSQGIYRIADKLIQKQDEGESPLDLMSLEESYQVAEMEAEIDFEAKVQDMENLLHSGALTRGDLIDTIRSQQYEISTLKKENQLLKSKLLKAAENGFQI, encoded by the coding sequence ATGCGAATCTTGCCGATTGCAAGCGGTAAAGGAGGCGTCGGCAAATCTCTTGTCGCTGCGAATCTTTCCATTGCCCTCGCCCAGTCCGGAAAAAAAGTCGTTCTTGCTGATTTGGATCTGGGAGCTTCGAATTTGCATCTCATTCTCGGAGTGAGGGCCGTTCAGCAGGGCATTGGGACGTTTCTGACCAACGCTGAGATCGAATTTGAAGAGGTTATTCTTCCTACCGATTATCCAAATCTACGGTTTATCCCCGGAGATGCTGAAATTCCCGGTATGGCCAACCTGAAAAGTTCTCAAAAGGCAAAGTTGATTCGGAAACTTAGGACAATCGAAGCTGACTATATCATTATCGACCTGGGCGCCGGTACTAGCTACAATACGCTCGATTTTTTTCTTTCCAGTTCTCGAGGGATTATCGTCACCGCACCAACCTTGACGGCTACGCTGAATGCCTATCTTTTCCTGAAAAATTCCGTTTTCAGACTTATGAATGGAGCTTTCCGCAAGAGTAGTCCTGCAGGAAAGTATATTGAGAATCTTCAACGCGAGGGAACGCCGCTCCAGCGGGTGTACATCCCCCGATTATTGGAACGGATCATGGAAGAGGATCCTGACAGCTATAAAAATTTCGCCCGCAGCATGGCGAATTTCCACCCAATGCTGGTTCTCAATATGCTGGAGGACCCCGAGGACGGGAAAAAGGCGGCAAGAATCCGTCGTTCCTGTAAACAATACCTTGATGTAGATATGGAGCATCTGGGGGTGCTTTACTTTGACCATCTTCAGGAGATTGCTTTAGGAAGTCGAATTCCTATTGTCGCATATAAACCCCAGTCGGTTTTGAGCCAGGGGATTTATCGGATTGCCGATAAATTGATCCAGAAACAGGACGAGGGAGAAAGTCCTCTTGATCTGATGAGTCTTGAAGAGAGTTATCAGGTTGCCGAGATGGAGGCTGAGATCGATTTTGAAGCAAAGGTCCAGGATATGGAGAACCTTCTCCACTCCGGTGCCCTTACCCGGGGAGATCTGATTGATACGATTCGGTCTCAACAATATGAGATATCAACATTGAAAAAAGAGAATCAGCTGTTAAAATCAAAATTACTGAAAGCAGCGGAAAACGGTTTTCAGATATAA